The following coding sequences lie in one Candidatus Planktophila sulfonica genomic window:
- a CDS encoding RNA polymerase-binding protein RbpA has product MASAIRGSRVGAGPMGEAERGDQIERATVSYWCANGHEVRPSFAVEETVVIPDQWDCPKCGLPAGRDKNNPPSAVVNIPYKTHLAYVKERRSDKEGEKILEDALRKLRGDDIE; this is encoded by the coding sequence ATGGCAAGTGCAATTCGCGGAAGTCGTGTCGGCGCCGGCCCAATGGGCGAAGCAGAGCGCGGAGATCAAATTGAGCGCGCAACAGTTTCGTACTGGTGTGCCAATGGCCATGAAGTTCGTCCATCATTCGCAGTTGAAGAGACCGTCGTAATTCCAGATCAGTGGGATTGCCCTAAGTGCGGTCTTCCTGCAGGTCGCGATAAGAACAACCCACCGAGTGCTGTAGTCAATATTCCTTACAAGACTCACCTTGCTTATGTAAAAGAGCGTCGCTCAGATAAAGAAGGCGAGAAGATTCTAGAAGATGCTCTTCGCAAACTTCGTGGAGACGATATCGAGTAA